Proteins from a single region of Paraburkholderia sp. ZP32-5:
- a CDS encoding undecaprenyl-phosphate glucose phosphotransferase, with translation MQSVRALGNRPRTRAPAFLFALLDACSVLAGAAVAYVFRFNDLSAWSEPTLLLVAFNTAMAVLLFPTLGIYQSWRGRNALEMVTLVTLGWGAVFVLGLALVFTTHQTHALSRLWSGTWFVTSLALLVVSRITGYQLSKQLWRHGIDVQPVAIVGANPLSLTLIERLRKNAQSGFYPECVFDEDPTASTYAGGLPVLASVDALADIVRTRGIKEIWLVLPLREEARVHTVLNAFRHDFVNVRFIPNVRDIALFNHSVSEIAGLSSINLLASPSADPRFVAKQIFDRSFAALALLGISPLMLVVAVLVKLSSPGPVFFRQWRKGANGTEFQIYKFRTMVVHAESAGQLTQAKRRDPRVTPIGALLRKTSLDELPQFINVLRGEMSVVGPRPHALQHDELYKDLVHGYMFRYRIKPGITGWAQINGYRGETDKIEKMQGRIAFDLYYIENWTFGLDLKIVLKTFIHGFGGAHAY, from the coding sequence ATGCAATCAGTCAGAGCACTCGGGAATCGACCGCGCACACGAGCACCGGCATTTCTTTTCGCGTTACTGGATGCATGTTCCGTGCTGGCGGGCGCCGCCGTTGCGTATGTATTCCGCTTCAATGACCTGAGCGCCTGGAGTGAGCCGACACTGCTTCTCGTCGCGTTCAATACAGCGATGGCTGTCCTGCTGTTTCCGACGCTTGGCATCTATCAATCGTGGCGCGGGCGCAATGCGCTGGAAATGGTCACGCTCGTCACGCTCGGATGGGGTGCGGTGTTCGTGCTCGGATTGGCACTGGTTTTCACGACGCATCAGACTCATGCGTTGTCGCGTCTATGGTCCGGCACCTGGTTCGTTACGTCGCTTGCGCTACTCGTCGTCTCGCGGATCACCGGATATCAATTGTCGAAGCAGTTGTGGCGACACGGCATCGACGTGCAACCGGTGGCGATCGTCGGCGCGAATCCGCTCAGCCTTACGCTGATCGAGCGCTTGCGCAAGAACGCTCAATCGGGCTTCTATCCGGAATGTGTGTTCGATGAAGACCCCACGGCGTCGACATATGCCGGCGGTCTGCCGGTTCTTGCATCCGTCGACGCGCTTGCCGACATCGTGCGCACTCGCGGCATCAAGGAAATCTGGCTGGTGCTGCCGCTTCGCGAAGAAGCACGCGTACATACGGTCCTCAATGCGTTTCGCCACGACTTTGTGAATGTCCGCTTCATTCCGAATGTACGTGACATCGCGCTGTTCAATCATTCGGTTTCGGAAATCGCCGGCTTGTCGTCGATCAACCTGCTGGCATCGCCATCGGCGGATCCGCGCTTTGTCGCCAAGCAGATCTTTGATCGCTCGTTTGCCGCGCTCGCACTACTCGGCATATCGCCGCTGATGCTCGTCGTTGCCGTGCTGGTGAAGCTGTCGTCGCCGGGGCCGGTGTTCTTCCGCCAATGGCGCAAAGGCGCGAATGGCACTGAATTCCAGATCTACAAGTTCAGGACGATGGTCGTCCACGCCGAAAGTGCCGGCCAGCTGACTCAGGCCAAACGGCGCGATCCACGCGTCACACCGATTGGCGCGCTGCTGCGCAAAACCAGTCTCGACGAGTTGCCGCAGTTCATCAATGTACTGCGCGGTGAGATGTCCGTGGTCGGTCCACGCCCGCATGCGTTGCAACACGACGAACTCTATAAGGACCTCGTGCACGGCTACATGTTTCGCTACCGGATCAAACCCGGCATTACCGGCTGGGCACAAATCAACGGCTATCGCGGCGAGACGGACAAGATCGAGAAGATGCAAGGACGCATCGCGTTCGATCTCTATTACATCGAAAACTGGACCTTCGGTCTTGACCTGAAGATCGTTTTGAAGACCTTTATTCACGGCTTCGGCGGCGCCCACGCGTATTGA